In a genomic window of Agarivorans albus:
- a CDS encoding glycosyltransferase translates to MSKIIKVLALTKYSSQGASSRLRTLQYLPYLEGQGINVEVNSLYDNAYLNKLYATGKRTGFLNRYLLRLKVLFSAARYDLVWIEKEVFPFCPALIERLFKLFRIPYVVDYDDAIYSHYQLSKHWLVRVLLKHKISKVMQLSSHVSAGNQHLADYAKSSGARAVSIIPTVPDLQRYHTKAQNEEQSLVIGWIGSPTTQVYLYDIAEQLAWLAQKYSVRLHLMGATEDAISNLPNTNIEIFPWSEAGEVPFIQNLDIGIMPLKDGPWEKGKCGYKLIQYMACGVSVVGSPVGVNEKIVLESNSGLLADTPESWQEALVALLESKDKREGYANNGRKAVEEYYSLQVQQVTLANVLRDVAGAKQGESNT, encoded by the coding sequence GTGAGTAAAATAATTAAGGTGCTAGCGTTAACTAAGTATTCTTCTCAAGGTGCTAGTTCGCGATTAAGAACGCTACAATACCTTCCTTACTTAGAGGGCCAAGGCATTAATGTTGAGGTAAACAGCTTATACGATAACGCTTATCTGAATAAGCTATATGCCACCGGTAAAAGAACAGGCTTTTTAAACCGCTATTTGTTACGGTTAAAAGTATTGTTTAGTGCTGCTCGCTACGATTTAGTGTGGATAGAAAAGGAGGTGTTTCCTTTCTGTCCGGCGCTGATAGAGCGTTTGTTCAAACTGTTTCGTATTCCTTATGTTGTTGATTATGACGATGCTATCTATTCCCACTATCAGCTTTCGAAACATTGGTTGGTAAGAGTTTTACTTAAACATAAAATCAGCAAAGTCATGCAGTTATCTTCCCACGTTAGTGCTGGTAATCAACACTTAGCTGATTATGCAAAATCTTCAGGTGCGCGGGCGGTTTCAATTATCCCTACCGTTCCAGATTTACAGCGTTATCACACTAAAGCACAGAATGAAGAACAGTCTTTAGTAATAGGTTGGATAGGCAGTCCCACCACTCAAGTCTACTTATATGATATTGCAGAGCAGCTAGCTTGGCTTGCGCAAAAGTACTCTGTTCGTTTGCATTTAATGGGAGCGACAGAGGACGCCATTTCGAATCTGCCAAACACTAACATAGAAATTTTTCCTTGGAGCGAAGCCGGTGAAGTTCCATTTATTCAGAATCTAGATATCGGCATTATGCCGCTTAAAGATGGTCCATGGGAAAAAGGAAAATGTGGTTATAAGTTGATTCAATATATGGCTTGTGGCGTATCAGTAGTTGGTAGTCCTGTAGGCGTTAATGAAAAAATTGTTCTTGAAAGTAATAGTGGTTTATTGGCTGATACTCCCGAGTCTTGGCAAGAGGCATTGGTCGCCTTGCTTGAGTCCAAAGATAAGCGAGAAGGGTATGCTAATAACGGCCGTAAGGCGGTGGAGGAGTATTATTCTTTGCAGGTTCAGCAAGTTACGTTAGCTAATGTTCTGCGGGATGTCGCCGGGGCAAAGCAAGGGGAGTCGAATACTTAG
- a CDS encoding AMP-dependent synthetase/ligase, which yields MQHIVNLLSQQAQQQLDQVALKIWRNQAWQCFTWKDFSQQWTQVAKGLIKLGHEEQQGVAIMSPNMPEWTITDLGILAARGCVVPIYPTNTLEQSQYILEDAGCKILFVGQQEQIEIGLKLLNAGQIETLICFEESPLTQQENVLSWQQLLDLGGADEAQTLLLRQQNQQMSDLATLIYTSGTTGEPKGVMLDHANFAAAFAMHDQRLDVSSNDVSLSFLPLSHVFERAWTYYILYRGASNIYLEDPAQIQEALPRSQATLMCSVPRLYEKIHAAILQKVAAAPKTKQVLFNWALSVAQQRLAAKQNNLTPSLLLKVRYVLANKLVLKKLRAIFGPARLLPCSGAKLADDINSFFQSLDIPINYGYGMTESTATVSCYSQTKKTIGSIGQPLEALQVKISEQGEILIKGDTVMRGYFNKPQATADTIVDGWLHTGDAGKLDAEGNLVLTERIKELMKTSGGKYIAPQRVEGALIREPLFEQVAIIADARHFVSALIVPAFEALELHAKQLGIKWQHRNELLENAEIKNLIQARLKQVQTNLARFEQVKQFTLLPREFCMKQGELTPTLKLRRAVIESRFAEQISAMYAEPKTA from the coding sequence ATGCAGCACATCGTTAACTTGCTTAGCCAACAAGCTCAGCAACAGTTAGATCAGGTTGCGCTAAAAATTTGGCGCAACCAAGCTTGGCAGTGTTTTACATGGAAGGATTTCTCGCAGCAATGGACGCAAGTAGCAAAAGGCTTAATTAAACTAGGCCATGAAGAACAACAAGGCGTGGCAATTATGTCACCCAACATGCCTGAATGGACTATCACCGATTTAGGCATTTTAGCGGCGCGCGGTTGTGTAGTGCCGATTTACCCAACCAACACGCTAGAGCAAAGCCAATACATATTAGAGGATGCGGGCTGCAAAATATTATTTGTGGGCCAACAAGAGCAAATAGAGATAGGTTTAAAGCTGTTAAATGCAGGACAAATTGAAACACTTATTTGTTTTGAAGAAAGTCCGCTCACTCAACAAGAAAACGTATTGAGCTGGCAACAGTTACTTGATTTAGGTGGAGCAGACGAAGCGCAAACGCTGTTATTGCGCCAACAAAACCAACAAATGAGTGACCTTGCGACACTTATATACACCTCTGGCACTACTGGTGAACCCAAAGGTGTAATGCTTGATCACGCTAACTTTGCAGCAGCTTTTGCCATGCATGACCAGCGCCTAGACGTAAGCTCTAACGATGTATCACTAAGCTTTTTACCGCTAAGCCACGTATTTGAGCGAGCTTGGACTTATTACATCCTATATCGTGGTGCGAGCAATATTTACCTAGAGGATCCAGCTCAAATTCAAGAAGCATTGCCACGTAGCCAAGCAACCTTAATGTGCAGTGTTCCGCGCCTCTATGAAAAAATCCACGCTGCCATTTTGCAGAAAGTTGCCGCGGCCCCAAAAACTAAACAAGTGCTATTCAATTGGGCCTTAAGCGTGGCGCAACAACGATTGGCTGCAAAGCAAAATAACCTAACACCTAGCCTGCTGCTAAAGGTACGCTATGTGCTTGCCAACAAACTTGTGCTAAAGAAACTTCGCGCAATATTTGGCCCAGCTCGGTTACTGCCCTGCTCGGGGGCTAAATTGGCAGACGACATTAACAGCTTTTTTCAAAGCCTTGATATCCCCATTAACTATGGCTACGGCATGACTGAGTCTACCGCTACGGTATCTTGTTACAGCCAAACTAAAAAAACCATCGGCAGCATTGGTCAGCCTTTAGAAGCGCTACAAGTAAAAATCTCTGAGCAAGGAGAGATTTTAATTAAAGGTGACACCGTAATGCGTGGTTACTTTAATAAACCACAAGCCACTGCCGACACCATAGTAGATGGTTGGCTACATACCGGAGATGCAGGAAAGCTAGATGCGGAAGGTAACCTAGTGTTAACCGAACGAATTAAAGAGCTTATGAAAACTTCTGGAGGGAAATACATTGCCCCCCAGCGAGTAGAAGGCGCTTTGATTCGCGAACCTTTATTTGAACAAGTTGCCATTATTGCCGACGCACGCCATTTTGTTTCGGCCTTAATTGTTCCAGCTTTTGAAGCCCTAGAGCTACACGCTAAACAACTAGGTATTAAATGGCAGCATCGAAACGAACTGCTTGAGAATGCAGAAATCAAAAACCTTATTCAAGCTAGACTGAAGCAAGTACAAACCAACCTGGCTAGGTTTGAGCAAGTAAAACAGTTTACCCTACTGCCACGCGAATTCTGCATGAAACAAGGTGAGCTAACACCGACTTTAAAACTGCGACGAGCAGTGATTGAGAGCCGCTTTGCTGAGCAAATAAGCGCAATGTACGCAGAGCCGAAAACAGCTTAA
- a CDS encoding AAA family ATPase yields MNSPPLTLTLIRGLPGSGKSTLAATLDAVHLEADMYFVDKQGTYNYRAEDIWLAHQWCQQQTEQQLALGKNVVVANTFVKQWEMQAYRDLALKYKAVLEVKCCNGCFPNIHDVSDSVIKKMRDNWED; encoded by the coding sequence TTGAACAGCCCGCCGCTAACGCTTACCTTAATCCGAGGTTTACCGGGTAGCGGCAAGTCTACCTTAGCCGCCACTTTAGACGCTGTTCATCTAGAAGCAGATATGTACTTTGTCGATAAACAAGGCACATATAATTATCGCGCCGAAGATATTTGGCTGGCCCATCAATGGTGCCAGCAACAAACCGAGCAGCAATTAGCCTTGGGCAAAAATGTGGTGGTGGCGAATACTTTTGTCAAACAGTGGGAGATGCAAGCTTATCGCGACTTAGCGCTTAAGTATAAAGCTGTATTAGAAGTAAAATGTTGTAACGGCTGTTTTCCCAATATTCATGATGTAAGTGATTCGGTGATAAAAAAGATGCGCGATAACTGGGAAGATTAG
- a CDS encoding acetyltransferase, with amino-acid sequence MKLAIYGAGGHAKVVVELAKQLGYQTICLFDERWQELDEAEGCQVIGGWAEMLSFFTTNTDYDVHVAIGNNSTRLSRLQQLQRLGLKLPILIHPKAHVCASARLGEGSVVMANSTISVGVSLGIGNIINHNSSVDHDVQLGDCVHVCPGVHLAGEVSVGDESMLGIGSCVIQGIIIKERVLVGAGAVVVKDVKSAEKVFGNPAKTP; translated from the coding sequence ATGAAATTAGCTATTTATGGAGCCGGAGGACACGCCAAAGTTGTTGTGGAGTTAGCTAAGCAGTTGGGTTATCAAACTATTTGTTTGTTTGATGAGCGCTGGCAAGAGCTTGACGAAGCCGAAGGTTGCCAAGTGATTGGCGGTTGGGCAGAGATGCTCAGCTTTTTCACCACTAATACCGATTACGATGTGCACGTTGCTATTGGCAATAATTCCACACGCTTGAGCCGTTTACAGCAGCTTCAACGGTTAGGCCTTAAACTACCGATACTGATTCACCCTAAAGCCCATGTGTGTGCCTCGGCGCGACTTGGTGAGGGGAGTGTGGTAATGGCTAATTCAACAATAAGCGTAGGGGTTAGTTTAGGTATCGGTAATATTATAAATCATAATAGCTCAGTTGATCACGATGTTCAGTTAGGTGATTGTGTACATGTTTGCCCAGGTGTTCATCTCGCCGGAGAGGTGAGTGTGGGAGACGAAAGTATGTTAGGAATTGGCAGCTGCGTTATTCAGGGAATTATCATTAAGGAGCGAGTGTTGGTAGGGGCTGGCGCGGTAGTGGTAAAAGATGTGAAGTCTGCTGAAAAAGTGTTCGGTAACCCAGCTAAAACACCTTAA
- a CDS encoding DegT/DnrJ/EryC1/StrS family aminotransferase, translated as MRDLPSWPSFTEQEAQAVSDVLLSNKVNYWTGTQGKTFEKEFAAWAETNHAVAVANGTLALELALRALGVTSGDEVIVTSRTFIASASAIVNVGAKPVFADVDLASQNITAESINAVLSKATKAIICVHLAGWPCEMDTINQLAKQHDLYVIEDCAQAHGALYRGKPVGGLGDVAAWSFCQDKIMTTGGEGGMVTTNDKNLWEKMWSYKDHGKSYDTVFNKAHPPGFRWLHESIGSNWRMTEMQAAIGRIQLTRMADWQKQRQANALQLAKCLAEFSFIKIPQPPKHIQHAFYKFYVFVDSNQQTVSRDQLIDALNAAGVPCMQGSCGEVYLEKSFDGLDVRPQRPLTNAKHLSDTAIMFMVHPTITTQDMQYLCNLVEDCLSRISSEIAV; from the coding sequence ATGCGAGATTTACCTTCTTGGCCAAGCTTTACAGAGCAGGAAGCTCAAGCTGTAAGTGATGTACTGCTATCAAATAAAGTTAACTATTGGACTGGTACCCAAGGCAAAACCTTTGAGAAAGAGTTTGCTGCTTGGGCTGAAACCAACCACGCAGTCGCTGTAGCAAATGGCACCTTAGCGTTAGAGCTAGCCCTGCGTGCTTTAGGCGTTACCTCAGGCGATGAGGTGATAGTTACCTCGCGAACCTTTATTGCCTCGGCCAGCGCGATTGTAAATGTTGGCGCTAAACCTGTTTTTGCCGATGTTGATTTAGCCAGTCAAAATATCACCGCAGAAAGCATAAATGCAGTTCTTAGCAAAGCAACTAAAGCCATTATTTGTGTGCACCTTGCAGGTTGGCCCTGTGAGATGGACACAATCAATCAGCTTGCAAAACAACATGATTTGTATGTGATTGAAGATTGCGCGCAAGCCCACGGTGCTCTTTATCGCGGTAAGCCAGTGGGTGGATTAGGTGATGTAGCTGCTTGGTCATTTTGCCAAGATAAGATTATGACCACGGGTGGTGAAGGTGGCATGGTCACCACCAATGATAAGAATTTGTGGGAAAAAATGTGGTCGTATAAAGACCATGGTAAGTCTTACGATACCGTGTTTAATAAAGCGCACCCGCCAGGATTTCGTTGGCTACACGAGAGTATTGGTAGCAATTGGCGGATGACTGAGATGCAAGCTGCTATTGGTCGCATTCAATTGACTCGCATGGCCGATTGGCAAAAGCAGCGTCAAGCTAATGCGTTGCAGCTGGCTAAATGCCTAGCTGAATTTTCATTTATTAAAATTCCTCAGCCTCCCAAGCATATTCAACATGCGTTTTATAAGTTTTATGTGTTTGTTGATAGCAATCAACAAACAGTAAGTCGCGATCAATTAATTGACGCACTAAATGCAGCAGGAGTGCCTTGTATGCAAGGTAGCTGCGGAGAAGTGTATTTAGAGAAGTCGTTTGACGGCTTAGATGTGAGGCCGCAACGACCATTAACTAATGCTAAACACTTAAGTGATACAGCCATTATGTTCATGGTTCACCCAACCATTACTACGCAGGATATGCAGTATTTATGCAACCTTGTTGAAGATTGCTTAAGCCGTATATCTTCAGAGATAGCTGTTTGA
- a CDS encoding glycosyltransferase family 4 protein encodes MAKKSKSSKSSKSSKSSKSSKLNSSRVLVIASFADSILSFRGDLLKAMQQQGKEVHIAAPDFSLEQKKALLELGITPHVYTLQRTGLNPIKDAASVWSLFRLIRRLKPQQTLAYTIKPVIYGALAARFAGVKSIYSMITGLGYVFTQQNTIKQKVLHSLVSLLYKSGLACSNGVFFQNPNDRKLFVDKSLVPKQKTKLINGSGVNLARFPLLSLPALDRQQPQIHFLLIARLLKDKGVEEYAAAAQKLKQQGYQCVFHLAGWIDDNPSAIAQTDLDTWVEEGTVKYHGRIEDVAGLIAQCHVYVLPSYREGTPRTVLEAMSCGRAIVTTDAPGCRETVTEGLNGYLVQPQSVDSLVEALKRYFEQPELLTQQAAESRQLAEQRYDVRLVNQQILQYMDGES; translated from the coding sequence ATGGCCAAGAAAAGCAAGAGCAGCAAGAGCAGCAAGAGCAGCAAGAGCAGCAAGAGCAGTAAACTGAATTCAAGTAGGGTATTGGTAATCGCCAGCTTTGCTGATTCCATTTTAAGCTTTCGTGGTGATTTGCTTAAAGCGATGCAGCAACAGGGGAAAGAAGTACATATTGCAGCGCCAGACTTTTCTCTAGAGCAGAAAAAAGCCCTGCTTGAATTGGGCATTACCCCGCATGTTTATACCTTGCAGCGTACTGGTTTAAATCCAATAAAAGATGCTGCCAGTGTGTGGTCGCTATTTCGTTTAATTCGCAGACTAAAACCTCAGCAAACGCTTGCTTATACCATTAAGCCGGTCATCTATGGAGCGCTTGCTGCTCGCTTCGCTGGTGTAAAAAGTATTTACTCGATGATTACCGGCTTGGGTTACGTATTTACTCAGCAGAATACAATTAAACAAAAAGTGCTGCATTCCCTCGTTAGTCTTTTGTATAAATCAGGCTTAGCCTGCTCAAACGGGGTGTTTTTTCAAAACCCAAATGACCGTAAGCTGTTTGTTGATAAGAGCTTAGTTCCAAAGCAAAAAACCAAGCTAATTAACGGCTCTGGGGTTAATTTAGCGCGTTTCCCACTGCTAAGTTTACCCGCTTTAGATCGCCAGCAGCCCCAAATACACTTTTTGTTAATTGCTCGGCTGCTTAAAGATAAAGGTGTTGAAGAATACGCCGCTGCTGCCCAAAAGCTTAAACAGCAAGGTTACCAATGTGTTTTTCATTTGGCTGGTTGGATTGATGATAACCCGAGCGCGATTGCTCAAACCGATTTAGATACTTGGGTTGAAGAAGGTACTGTTAAGTATCACGGCCGAATAGAGGATGTGGCAGGATTAATTGCTCAATGCCATGTTTATGTTCTGCCATCTTACCGTGAGGGTACGCCTCGAACGGTTTTGGAAGCAATGAGTTGTGGTCGGGCAATTGTCACCACTGATGCGCCAGGCTGCAGGGAAACCGTGACCGAAGGGTTGAATGGTTACTTAGTGCAGCCACAAAGTGTAGATTCATTAGTTGAGGCTCTAAAACGTTATTTCGAGCAACCTGAGCTGCTTACTCAACAAGCCGCTGAAAGCCGTCAGCTAGCAGAGCAGCGTTATGACGTTCGTTTGGTTAATCAACAAATCTTGCAATACATGGATGGAGAGAGTTAG
- a CDS encoding glycosyltransferase family 2 protein has protein sequence MAVDIVIVNWNSRELLEKCVESIIRFGGEHLGKIVVVDNHSSDDSLRFLADYPEVDLQQLTANKGFARACNLGAAQSSAEYLLFLNPDAALYEDTLNGVVDFMQHSSNQNVGICGVKLMDEHNQVARSCSRTASPLGLFFHSLGLDRPWPKLGQAMREWDHLSNQKVDQVIGAFYFVRAKLFADLSGFDERFFVYYEEVDFAYRALKNGYSSYFLSDVSAYHLGGGTSDQVKASRLFYSLRSRLQYAYKHFGYAQASFVAFTSLALEPIVRSLKALMRGDIQSIKETFTAYKKLILWGVGQASE, from the coding sequence TTGGCTGTAGATATCGTTATCGTAAATTGGAACTCTAGAGAATTATTAGAAAAGTGTGTTGAGTCGATCATCAGGTTTGGAGGCGAACATCTCGGAAAAATCGTGGTTGTTGATAATCACTCTAGTGATGACTCATTGCGCTTTTTAGCTGATTACCCTGAAGTAGACTTACAACAACTCACTGCCAATAAAGGCTTTGCCAGGGCTTGTAATTTAGGGGCTGCGCAAAGCAGTGCTGAATATCTACTTTTTCTAAATCCCGATGCGGCGTTATACGAAGATACGCTTAACGGGGTTGTCGATTTTATGCAGCACTCCAGTAATCAAAACGTTGGCATTTGTGGGGTCAAATTAATGGATGAGCATAATCAGGTTGCTAGAAGCTGCTCGAGAACTGCCTCTCCTTTAGGCTTGTTTTTTCACTCTTTAGGCTTAGATAGGCCTTGGCCAAAGCTAGGTCAGGCCATGAGGGAGTGGGACCACTTAAGTAACCAAAAAGTTGACCAAGTTATCGGTGCATTTTACTTCGTGAGAGCGAAACTGTTTGCTGATTTGTCAGGTTTTGATGAGCGATTTTTTGTTTATTATGAAGAAGTTGACTTTGCTTATAGAGCACTGAAAAATGGGTATTCAAGTTATTTTCTATCAGATGTTAGTGCCTATCACTTAGGAGGTGGAACCTCCGATCAAGTAAAAGCAAGCCGCTTGTTTTATTCATTACGCAGTCGCTTGCAATATGCTTATAAACATTTTGGTTACGCTCAAGCGAGTTTTGTTGCTTTTACGTCGCTGGCCTTAGAACCTATCGTTCGGTCGTTAAAAGCTTTAATGCGTGGCGATATTCAGAGTATAAAAGAGACCTTCACTGCGTATAAAAAACTAATACTTTGGGGAGTTGGGCAAGCTAGTGAGTAA
- a CDS encoding nucleoside-diphosphate sugar epimerase/dehydratase, producing the protein MLPQFNLMSLFERPSRRQKVALIFSLDIVFLSLAFWGALWVRFESHHYFFDTPTWITFGSVIVTTLVGFWYFGLYRAVLRYINEKNLQAILFSFASATLLMIVTSFYLQAVIPRTAPFIYLAFGIIMCGGVRFAIRYLFVWIENSTKQNVIIFGAGDSGRQLLQAIGQGDDFQAVAFIDDKKELRHSLIHGLTVYPPQQLPMLIHRFHVSKVLLAIPNAGKKRRSEILTSLADLNTEVLTVPRLNDLVTGEAKVDQIKEVEIEDLLGREAVSPDSHLMDSSIRHKTVLVSGAGGSIGSELCRQIIQYRPKRLLLVERSEVALYEIERELIKRCEALALNVELVPLMISVQHLPRLSAMMQANNVDTVYHAAAYKHVPLVEQNVVEGVCNNVFGSYNIAQAAIKAKVSTFVLVSTDKAVRPTNVMGATKRLAELVMQSLAEHQSETTISMVRFGNVLGSSGSVIPLFKEQIRKGEDLTITHPDIIRYFMTIPEAAQLVIQAGSMAKGGEVFVLDMGEPVKIAELAKRMVHLSGLEVRDEANPDGDIELKYTGLRPGEKLYEELLVGDDERPTDHPRILTANESFMPWAELMALFDELNQACEAMDEQAVIALLKQAPLAYCQEQDKPQLKAVS; encoded by the coding sequence ATGTTACCGCAATTTAATTTGATGAGTTTATTCGAGCGGCCAAGCCGTCGACAAAAAGTTGCGCTGATTTTTTCGCTCGACATAGTCTTTTTAAGTTTAGCTTTTTGGGGCGCACTTTGGGTACGCTTTGAGAGCCACCATTACTTTTTTGACACGCCAACCTGGATAACTTTTGGCTCGGTAATTGTCACAACGCTGGTGGGCTTTTGGTATTTTGGCCTTTATCGGGCGGTGCTTCGTTATATCAATGAGAAGAACTTACAAGCAATCTTGTTTAGTTTTGCCAGTGCCACCCTTTTAATGATTGTCACCTCATTTTACTTACAAGCGGTGATTCCTCGTACAGCCCCGTTCATTTATTTAGCTTTTGGCATAATTATGTGTGGCGGAGTGCGCTTTGCTATTCGTTACTTATTTGTGTGGATAGAAAACAGTACTAAACAAAATGTAATTATTTTTGGTGCTGGAGACAGTGGTCGCCAGTTATTACAAGCTATTGGTCAAGGTGATGATTTTCAGGCGGTAGCATTTATTGATGATAAGAAAGAATTGCGTCATTCCTTGATTCACGGTTTAACCGTTTATCCTCCTCAACAATTACCAATGTTGATTCATCGCTTCCATGTCAGCAAGGTTCTATTGGCTATTCCAAACGCCGGTAAAAAGCGTCGTTCCGAAATTCTTACTTCCCTTGCTGATTTAAATACCGAAGTTCTCACGGTTCCTCGTTTAAATGATTTGGTGACCGGTGAAGCTAAAGTTGACCAAATCAAAGAGGTAGAAATTGAAGATTTATTGGGGCGCGAAGCAGTAAGCCCTGATTCTCATTTAATGGACAGTTCTATTCGCCATAAAACCGTGCTGGTAAGTGGTGCTGGTGGCTCTATTGGTTCTGAGCTTTGTCGTCAAATCATCCAGTATAGGCCCAAGCGTTTGTTGCTTGTTGAGCGCTCAGAAGTGGCTTTATATGAAATTGAACGTGAACTAATAAAGCGATGTGAAGCCTTAGCACTTAACGTTGAACTGGTGCCATTGATGATTTCAGTTCAGCATTTACCACGATTAAGTGCCATGATGCAGGCCAATAATGTAGATACGGTGTATCACGCTGCTGCTTATAAACATGTGCCCTTAGTTGAACAAAACGTGGTTGAAGGTGTATGTAACAATGTGTTTGGTTCTTACAATATCGCCCAAGCCGCAATTAAAGCAAAGGTAAGCACCTTTGTATTGGTATCAACCGACAAAGCGGTTAGACCAACCAATGTAATGGGAGCAACCAAACGTTTGGCAGAGCTAGTGATGCAGAGCTTAGCTGAACACCAGTCGGAAACTACCATTAGCATGGTGCGTTTTGGCAATGTATTGGGCTCGTCTGGTTCGGTTATTCCTCTGTTTAAAGAACAAATTCGTAAAGGTGAAGACTTAACCATTACTCACCCAGACATTATTCGCTACTTTATGACAATTCCAGAAGCTGCTCAGTTGGTAATTCAGGCAGGATCAATGGCTAAGGGCGGCGAGGTTTTTGTATTGGATATGGGCGAACCAGTGAAAATTGCTGAGCTTGCTAAACGCATGGTTCACCTTTCTGGTTTAGAAGTAAGGGATGAAGCCAATCCTGACGGTGATATTGAGCTTAAATATACCGGATTGCGCCCTGGCGAGAAGCTGTATGAAGAGTTGCTGGTGGGCGATGATGAGCGACCAACCGACCACCCACGTATTCTTACAGCCAACGAGAGCTTTATGCCTTGGGCAGAGTTGATGGCTTTGTTTGATGAGCTAAACCAAGCGTGTGAAGCCATGGACGAGCAAGCGGTAATTGCATTATTAAAACAAGCACCTTTGGCCTATTGCCAAGAACAAGATAAGCCACAGCTTAAGGCTGTTTCGTAG
- a CDS encoding sugar transferase, translating into MFKDKVFYFFERIAAAILLVLLSPLFLLLCWQVASKLGKPIFFTQLRPGLHGKAFNMIKFRSMRDDKDAQGNLLSDAERLGSFGRALRASSADELPELWNIVKGEMSFVGPRPLLMEYLPLYSPEQAKRHDVKPGITGWAQINGRNALSWQEKFELDVWYVNNRSLILDIKILILTVKKVFVKDGVSAEGEATMSKFTGNSES; encoded by the coding sequence TTGTTTAAGGACAAGGTGTTTTACTTTTTTGAACGGATCGCTGCGGCAATTTTGTTGGTGTTATTGTCTCCGTTATTTTTGTTGCTCTGCTGGCAGGTAGCATCAAAGCTTGGCAAGCCCATTTTTTTCACTCAGCTGCGCCCTGGTTTACACGGTAAAGCGTTTAATATGATTAAGTTTCGCAGCATGCGCGACGATAAAGATGCTCAAGGTAACTTACTCTCCGACGCAGAACGACTAGGCTCATTTGGCCGCGCTCTTCGAGCAAGTAGCGCCGATGAACTGCCAGAATTGTGGAATATTGTAAAAGGTGAAATGAGCTTTGTGGGGCCACGTCCATTGCTTATGGAGTATTTGCCCCTGTACTCGCCTGAACAGGCAAAGCGGCATGATGTTAAACCTGGGATAACCGGTTGGGCGCAAATTAATGGCCGTAATGCATTAAGCTGGCAGGAGAAATTTGAGCTGGACGTTTGGTACGTTAATAACCGCTCCCTTATATTGGATATCAAAATACTGATACTTACCGTGAAAAAGGTGTTTGTGAAAGACGGTGTGAGCGCAGAAGGCGAGGCAACTATGAGCAAATTTACTGGGAACAGTGAATCATGA